A genomic region of Rhodothermales bacterium contains the following coding sequences:
- a CDS encoding MBL fold metallo-hydrolase translates to MEFVALGSTEAIGASCLFLNINDTGIVLDAGADPEEEGVESLPRLDLLRRNSAWYVDHVIVTHAHHDHMGSLPVLLREYPNVHVHMSPATRQLADLLLPASARLQRRKLKEGSSAHEPLFSEEELDMQSFLYLTHELHESFDLRGIKDKSPFRGEFYNAGHVLGSVGVQMTFEEEGRRRRVFYSSDTNIRPQDIIPGGDYPEGPIDILILESTLGADPEAEKTTRKLEEDRFASALARVLDRGGAVLIPVFALGRAQEMLAMIDRFKAQGRIPEDIPIYTAGSMRAVADLYDKTRLTTPRLDPEFQVYGVPQRRLPRSNEATRDALSQPSIHIMSSGMMFERTISNRLAQQLVESDKNGVFFVGFVKEDSPARMIIDAAANGQGNHVVLDRMVGPQPINCDVDRFRFSGHSNRRDLLQIVERLRPKQIVLVHGETEAREWMADNIAYFYPDTTVHLPECGQRLVL, encoded by the coding sequence ATGGAGTTTGTCGCGCTGGGGAGTACGGAAGCAATAGGCGCCAGCTGCCTGTTCCTGAATATCAACGATACCGGCATCGTGCTGGACGCCGGCGCCGATCCTGAGGAGGAGGGCGTCGAGAGCCTGCCCCGATTGGACCTGTTGCGGCGCAACTCGGCCTGGTATGTGGACCACGTGATCGTTACGCACGCGCACCACGACCACATGGGGTCGCTCCCCGTGCTCCTCCGTGAATACCCCAACGTACACGTCCACATGTCGCCGGCCACTCGTCAACTGGCCGATCTTCTGCTGCCCGCCTCCGCCAGGCTCCAGCGTCGCAAGCTCAAGGAGGGGTCCAGCGCGCATGAGCCGTTGTTTAGTGAGGAGGAATTGGACATGCAGAGTTTCCTCTACCTGACACACGAACTGCACGAGTCGTTCGACCTCCGGGGCATCAAGGATAAGAGTCCGTTTCGGGGAGAGTTTTATAACGCGGGCCACGTGCTGGGATCGGTAGGAGTGCAGATGACCTTCGAGGAAGAGGGGCGCCGGCGTCGGGTGTTTTATTCGAGCGACACCAACATTCGCCCGCAGGACATCATTCCGGGCGGCGACTATCCCGAAGGGCCCATCGATATCCTCATCCTCGAATCGACACTCGGGGCCGACCCCGAGGCCGAAAAGACGACGCGTAAGCTGGAGGAGGATCGGTTTGCCAGTGCGCTCGCGCGGGTGCTCGATCGCGGCGGTGCGGTGTTGATTCCGGTTTTCGCCCTCGGACGCGCCCAGGAGATGCTCGCGATGATCGACCGGTTCAAAGCGCAGGGGCGCATTCCCGAGGACATCCCGATCTACACGGCGGGGTCGATGCGGGCGGTGGCGGACCTGTACGACAAGACGCGGCTCACGACGCCCCGGCTGGATCCGGAATTTCAGGTGTACGGTGTGCCGCAGCGCCGGCTTCCCCGCAGCAACGAGGCCACGCGCGACGCGCTCAGCCAGCCCAGCATCCATATCATGAGCAGCGGGATGATGTTCGAGCGAACCATCTCGAACCGGCTTGCGCAACAACTGGTGGAGAGCGATAAAAACGGCGTCTTTTTCGTGGGCTTCGTCAAAGAAGACTCGCCGGCCCGGATGATCATCGACGCCGCCGCGAACGGCCAGGGCAATCATGTCGTCCTGGACCGTATGGTGGGGCCGCAACCGATCAATTGCGACGTCGATCGGTTTCGGTTTAGCGGCCACAGCAATCGGCGCGACCTCCTCCAGATCGTCGAGCGGCTCAGGCCGAAGCAGATCGTGCTCGTCCACGGCGAAACCGAGGCCCGCGAGTGGATGGCGGACAACATCGCCTACTTCTATCCGGATACTACGGTCCACCTCCCGGAATGCGGCCAGCGCCTCGTGCTCTGA